The sequence gccgcgtattttctgcgcatcacgcacagcactatagaagtcaatgaggcagttcaaacagtgcgtgattcttgcgcagcgtttgttcgctgcgtactatacgcgacaggttcaaaaactctgcgtatttcacgcatcacgcacccattgaagtcaatgggtgcgtgaaaatcacgcatgtcatacgctggcagcagctgcgaacgcgcgtttttcacgcaggacacgttgtctcaatgcaaatgagtttgaactaactagttgaaaccagcagaaaagcaggaagttggTTAGACAGCAGGTTTTGCAAAAGAGGCCACACCGTTTGCAAAAGCACCACAAGCACCTTGCAGGCATGCCTCGGCAGATGGATGTTGGGAAGCTCATTAGGCTAGTTCAGGAGCGGccggaggtctggaacacccatgcggagtcgtaccatgaccgcacattgaaggaggcagcatgggagcagatagcagaggcgctatttgagcaggagtgggccgacagccgcacccgtgaccggctacaaattggtgagtggatatctgtgtgtcgccattgatgtgtataataacatccatattggatattgcgtccctgctgaataattgcctgtcattgccaacgtttcggttcagtgcCATCTTTATATATAGTATCATCAACTTAGGCTTGTTCTTGTGTAGACGTGTGTTTAATAACACCAGTTTATacatgcactgtctgtgtgcgcacTCACATCTGCTGAGTTTAATCAATGATGTGTTCTTATTCatcatacagtggacgatgtaaagagacggtggcgcagCTCGAGGGACCAGTTCCGTCGAGAACATGGATCCGGCGCCCGTAGCGGAGATGGTGGTCCCCAAAAACGGCGCTACATGTACTACGAccagctgttgttcctgcgggaaataatggacatgcgaccgtaagtactcgttgttgtccctttGTGGCCACGTCACCCTCCAAACATGTTACATACCCCAAAACGCCTTTGTGTTTGCACATGACATTTGTTTCCTCAACTGACGTGTCCCCTATATTatagaactagcgacactctggatgcttcagaagaggaggcacggcccCAGTGTAGCCAGGCGTCCGAATCCGCTGCTCCCCTGGTCGCCCTCACCCCGGAGGCCACTAGAGAGGATCCTGgtccagtcgcctcagcgcctgaagcaggacaaccggaccaagtggcacctagacaagcagcaccccgccgcagacgtCCTGGTAACCCACCCGCAGCTGCACAGGTGGACGCCCGTGTTCTTGAGTACCTGCGCCGTGCAGCCGATGAGGACCAGCATGATTTTTTTTGCCGGAGCATggcacctttgatgcggcgggtacCAGAGGATAGGTTGGTGCGGCTGCAAATAAATATGCTGTCGCTAATCGACTGTGCGACACCCCCGCTAAGTCCAGGCCGGTGCTTTACTTCTCTGGAGCACTGGCGTAGTGTATATATGCCCTCAGCGCGTGCCCATGTGCCAAggccctcccaacctgcccccgtcttctcgcagatggcgcaataccctcctgccccaagatacctctcccctgccCCAATGCCTGGGCCAGTCCATCACTTTCCTCAATACTCCATACCTGGGCCAAGTTTACAGGCTCACATGCAGCCTCAGGGTTACCACCCGCAGTATCAACCCCAATATGCTGTGCAGGAACAGGCTCCTCAGGGCCGGGGACAGCAGAGTGGTGCGGAACGGTCGGGTTACAGCTCGCCGACCCATGCCTATCAGAATCTTTAGGGGCTCTTTTTTTCTACCGACACATGTTAGAAATCGATGACATGCTAGGAATTTGTTGtatatgcatcatgttggtgcacttTTTTGTTCGGGTATGTTTTCCCGCCTCTGTATTTATTTGGCTGATATGGCGAGTATGTGCCACAAACATGACTGCTACTAAAGTTCGATATTTTGAAGTTctgtgtggacaatccttttgtTACCTTGCACACCTTTTCTACTGCCTCTACCGCTAGGAGGTGCTGTTGCCTTAGAGGTTGTGACGGTATTAGATTTCTCCACCACATCTTTGAGGTCTTCGTTGttcggaaggggtttggaataccaggaactcagCTGTAATTAGTATAGTTAGTGTTTGGCCAGAACTAACTTTACTCCCCCCGAAACGCTCACATACATATAGGCCAGGAAATACATAGTTTCCACAAGAGGATGTGATGTCCATGCATTCCTGCCGtctaaaaagggtattccaagcgcctaccgagctttaagctcgcaacccacgtcaaggggcctcaagttttgcgagtccctaaccctcccccacaccccccccccaccaaaaaaggccttgagggataaacagacgttctcTCAAATAAGATTAACTTCACCACAACTCAAATGGCAGCGTTCTGGCAGGTTACTTCTCAAGCCTGCCTGGCAAAATACTCGGCAAATTGGTGGCGCACTCGCTGCCCACATGTCGGTGGCCGGCCAGGCCGAGCAGCCTGGCtcaggctggtggtgggtgcagatgttCCCATATATTCCacatcatgagcggcatcattgatgcgggtaaagttgtgcagcacaacacaggctttgatgacgcatgtgacatttgacggcgacaattgcattgatgtcatcaggaccctccacttgctggtcatgatgccaaaggcacattccacgactttccgtgctctgcatagtcgctgattgaaaatgcgcctacggttatccatgcccctccgcgcaaatggccgcattacgtgtttgctgagggcaaaaccttcatctgcaaccataacataaggaaggggtggcccgctggtgccagggaggatgctaggctcggggACATCAAGTTGGTTGGACATTAGACGCTGTGCCATTCTAGATGAGCGAAAAATGCGTGCATCCGCCGAGctgccataggacccgatgtccacgatggaaaagcagaaattacagtccgacaaggcaagcaaaactattgaaaaatactgcttgtaattgaagtagcgagagccagagtggggcggtttctgcacacggatgtgcttcccatcgagtgcaccaatacagttagGAAATTGTGTGTCGCGTTCAAACTGCTGCGCTatgcgaagccagtgttgggccgtaggctgagggatcacgctgctcttcaatctctgccacaggaccacacaggttgctgggacaatgccgcaaatagtggagactccaattaggaattcaaaatgaagggcaTGGTAGCTAATGCCGGTCGCCAAAAAACTACAGAAATTCATACAAGCAAAGCACAAAGAAAACATGTTAGTTTAGGACATTAAGGACATAAAATAAGGTGTAACCTGGCTCACAAAACTGCACATACCGTAACGTCAGAAGGagacgctcctcgggggaaatacagcgtcgcatgtttgtgttctgataggttattccaggccgaaccagctccagcagcatatcaaaggcatgcacagacaggcggcaaaaggcccgaaatttctcagggtgacgacggaggtcagcaaagaggatatgaaaatgccctttcgaggtgcgttgggccactattgggtgaacccacatcctacctgatctccgccggtgtggccgtaGAGGGCTACCTCGTTGCCCAAACCTCCGGGATATCATCCATGCTAATAGcacacgggccagagagctaggtggcatcaatgcagtctGGCAGACAAACTTCACTAAAATACTGGTAGAAACAGTGGGTTGCATccaaagcacacaaatgaattaacacaggtgcacacatgaAGCAGGGGTATTGCATTAATGGCCCTTTTGAAGCCTGGCGTAAACAGAACAGCTGAGTGCGTTTTTTCCACGcgcgggaaaaacgcatgtcttacgcgcgtattACACGCATACATCGTTCAAAAACGCATTGCCCACGCTGCTGacacgctcgcaaaacgctgcgttgtttgcgcgcgcaaaaacgcaacgttcgtgtgaatctccccttatatTCATACATTGTGGATTGCTGGGAAGCATATTCCAtacattgtaatatttttttatacacatttgcaaattatttaattttcataTACATACTAGGATAAACCAAGAATATTATATATTAAGGAATTCATCGTTTGCCATGCAAAATTTGCCATTTTGTTACAGCTTTGCTGAAAAAAACACATAGCATATGTCTCCATTATTTGTAACTCAACCATTATACTACCTAATGGCTTTTTTATCTTTTCAGGTCATAATGCTAACTTTGCATTATCAGCTCCTGGTAtggtatttattatttattattattggaaattgtagaaataaatataatttctgtgtgtatatatatatatatatatatatatatatatatatatatatataatttaaataATATGATGTACATCTTGTTTATTTGCTAATTTCATAAGCCTTTACTAAgcctttttaatcttttttttaccATGATATTTTAGTGTTCAGACTTATAAGCCCGTCCAtaaataaagtacagtgaagtttaccgctcagacggcactggtaagggtatgttcacacggcgggggtccgtaacggctgaaattacggggatgtttcagcctgaaaacatccccgtaatttcagccgtaccggcatgtgcaggcgcttgaacgccgcgtcaattacggccgtaattagcgctgctattcattggagtcaatgaatagcggctccaattacggccaaagaagtgacaggtcacttcttctacgcgggcgtcaatttacgcgccgtcatttgacagcggcgcgtaaatatacgcctcgtgtgaacagacaaacgtctgcccattgctttcaatgggcagatgtttgtcagcgctattgaggcgctattttcgggcgtaattcggggcaaaaacgcccgatttacgtccgtaaataggccgtgtgaacatacccttacagtccaatatcattcagtatagacactctctcccagaaaaatgcagtggacagtccgcaatccaatgagggtgtggatggtaattcttatccttgtagttccaccaagctccttatcgtctccctccacattcaaagaactcctggtaggaaaaggatcttatgtctagaagtaacaagaaataaaagcatcaaggtaagtaaaaatctttaaaatttctaggcggcacgccaaacactctcgcccgaccctgggtttcgcccttccggcttcctctggggcatgtgtgacgtgtctaattaacaggtttatatagccgcatatcatttaaatttacataaatttacatacataaaaaatggttaaaaaaaaaaacatatacacccacaatgatctctgcaatatatagagataatctgatcttaccatcataatcgtatacatatatatacacttttattatttttatataaatgcctaatctctttaaaaagtaaaaaaatatatataatatattatgctaaacaagcctatttgccacctttatagttggttagattccacatatcatcccatatccattatattgatttttatttatattttatcagttgttttatattttttctgtctctaattttccacttagtctgaactgtggccaatctctaaagcttccagagcttcagtgagctgcagctaatcagaacaattaagttctgctgagacaagatcccttggtcataatgctatgtgtgaacaagtctcttactaatactatacatagggcatttttttgcataattgttttcataacatggaactacaaatatggaccagaatatctatcagatggtatctcaccaatattaataaatacttgtataaacaaaacaaaaacaaaaaaaaaacaaaaaaaacaaaaaacaaaaaacaaaaaaaaaacatttttataaaaaacacttcaattcgaagtctgaattgagtcctaagggctgaagcgtttttaattgatagatccaaaaactttcttgcttgctcatttttttaataaaatcctcccccctccaatgattatcaattgtctcaatagcaaagaatttagtgtccttgggatctttatggtggaatttacaatagtgtgctgatacactatggtccatcttgccttttctgatgttattacagtgttgtgctattcgagttttcaatttgcgggctgtacgtcctacatataactgcccacagggacactgcaataagtatataacccctttagtattacacgttgtaaaatgtttgatctcatattttcttttattttcggcatccatgaaaaaggtaacattcccctttcttttattataccccacttctttacaagctttacacttgttacaggaaaaaaatccttttgtcgcaataagggtatgttcacacggcctatttacggacgtaaatcgggcgtttttgccccgaattacgtctgaaaatagcgcctcaatagcgctgacaaacatctgcccattgaaagcaatgggcagacgtttgtctgttcacacgaggcgtatatttacgcgccgctgtcaaatgacggcgcgtaaatagacgcccgcgtagaagaagtgacctgtcacttctttggccgtaattggagccgctattcattgactccaatgaatagcagcgctaattacggccgtaattgacgcggcgttcaagcgcctgcacatgccggtacggctgaaattacggggatgttttcaggctgaaacatccccgtaatttcagccgttacggacccccgccgtgtgaacatacccttaattggttttgtaggagcttttataaaactatgagtaattttatcctttatattAGGTGCCCTACGATGTACAATACTAGGATTTTTGGGCAACCTAGATCCTATTACAGGATCGTTCCttacaatatgccaattttttctaataatatttcgtatcaatgaagaacttgtggaatatgtggtaataaacggaacccttaatgttttatcattatcatcaattctctttgtatgaaaattatcaatttttttgaTGTTATCGCCAGAATGGACTGCGATTTCTTCTCTAACCTCCTTCAATGCTGACGACACCCTCTGTTCCTCATAATTCCTTTCTATCAAACGAGATTTAATAACTTGTGACTGTACATCAAAGTCCTCTTTATAAAGtccattttataaaaatgttttgtttttttttgttttgtttatacaagtatttattaatattggtgagataccatctgatagatattctggtccatatttgtagttccatgttatgaaaacaattatgcaaaaaaatgccctatgtatagtattagtaagagacttgttcacacatagcattatgaccaagggatcttgtctcagcagaacttaattgttctgattagctgcagctcactgaagctctggaagtttaaggcctgatgcacacgaccgtgttcggtccgtgatatacggtccgcatgtcggccgcttgtcccggaccgtacaaagtacagggagccgggctcctagcatcatacttatctatgacgctaggtgtcactgcctatccacgtaactactgtcacacactaaaacatgattacagtacgggacagtagttccgcggacaggcagtgacccctatcgtcatagataagtgtgatgctaggagcccgactccctgcactgtgttcggtccgggacatgcagccgacatgcggaccgtatatcacggaccgaacacggtcgtgtgcatggggccttagagattggccacagttcagactaagtggaaaattagagacagaaaaaatataaaacaactgataaaatataaataaaaatcaatataatggatatgggatgatatgtggaatctaaccaactataaaggtggcaaataggcttgtttagcataatatattatatatatttttttactttttaaagagattaggcatttatataaaaataataaaagtgtatatatatgtatacgattatgatggtaagatcagattatctctatatattgcagagatcattgtgggtgtatatgtttttttttttaaccattttttatgtatgtaaatttatgtaaatttaaatgatatgcggctatataaacctgttaattagacacgtcacacatgccccagaggaagccggaagggcgaaacccagggtcgggcgagagtgtttggcgtgccgcctagaaattttaaagatttttacttaccttgatgcttttatttcttgttacttctagacataagatctttttcctaccaggagttctttgaatgtggagggagacgataaggagcttggtggaactacaaggataagaattaccatccacaccctcattggattgcggactgtccactgcatttttctgggagagagtgtctatactgaatgatattggactgttaccagtgccgtctgagcggtaaacttcactgtactttatatatattctatttagggtatttgttggatcatacccaatttagttttgcctgctccggtctgagagagattttgtgggtatttgagccaagagaaaccaccattatatttataAGCCCGTCCAGTGCGACTTTACGCTTAACACAATAGTAGCAGTTTAAGACTTTTGCAATGTAttctatttatttgtttttgctgCTTTCCATTGCACTtcatagcaggaacaggaaacgaaaaaaaaaaaaaaattactttcctAGATGTTTCCTAGTATAGTCAGAACCCCTTCTTTATCTGTGTTTAGTGTCTGCTCCACAATGATGCAACCTCTTGGAGAAAGGTGCGCCCTGTTATGGAACACAACATAGAAATAGTGCTCCTCTTAGTACCCCACACAGTTATAGTGCACACCAaagagtaatagtgcccccctttgGGCCCCACACAGTTATAGGggccccaaacagtaatagtgcgcCCTTTAGGCCTCACACAGTAATGGTGCCCCTTTGTACTCCCTACATAGTAATACCTCCATATGTGCTCCCCCACAGTAGCTTATGTCCCCCtttttgcccccatacagtagttaggtccctTTTGTGTCCCCCTAGTGATTGTTAGGTCCTCTTTTgtgaccccatatagtagttagtacCCCTTTGTGCACCTATATAGTTGTTCGGTTCCCCTTTgcacccccatatagtagttaggactTTCACGTATAATAGTTAGGTTCCCTTTGtgctcccatatagtagttaggccccctttgtgctcccatatagtagttaggcccccatatagtagttaggccccctttttgtcccccatatagtagttaggtcccctttgtgccacCTCTATAGTAGTTAGGGCAACTTTGTGTTCCTATATAGAatttaggtcccctttgtgctgCCAATATTCTTGATAGGCCCCACTTGTGCCGCCGATATAATAGTTAAGCCCCCTCTGCCACCACATAAAGTTTGGTTCTCTATTGCaccaattaaaaaaaactcacctgACCCAGTTCCCACAACGAGCGTCACTTGCACTGGGTCACCAGCCTTAAACAGCCTGTGGCCTAcacgagtaagggtatgttcacacggcgggggtccgtaacagctgaaattacggggatgtttcaggctgaaaatatccccgtaatttcagccgtaccggcatgtgcaggcgcttgaacgccgcgtcaattacggccgtaaatagcgctgctattcattggagtcaatgaatagcggctccaattacggccaaagaagtgacaggtcacttcttctacgcgggcgtctatttacgcgccgtcatttgacagcggcgcgtaaatatacgcctcgtgtgaacagacaaacgtctgcccattgctttcaatgggcagatgtttgtcagcgctattgaggcgctattttcgggcgtaattcggggcaaaaacgcccgatttacgtccgtaaataggccgtgtgaacataccctaagcggcGGGGTAGGGAGCCAATAGCTCTCTCCTCCGCTGCCAGAGAGAAGCTGCTCAGTGCCTGGGCCCAACAGAGGATACTCTGATCCTTTGGTGGGCCAGTTCGATGCTGGCCTGctgctgtaacgattatattgaaGAGTATTCCAGACCCTCTGTAATGCATCTATCACTTTCTAACTTTCTATATAGTATATGACTAGTATTATAGGAACGCTCACAAAAATTGTTGGTGATAGATTAGTGTAATACTACATCTGGTTT is a genomic window of Rhinoderma darwinii isolate aRhiDar2 chromosome 7, aRhiDar2.hap1, whole genome shotgun sequence containing:
- the LOC142656976 gene encoding uncharacterized protein LOC142656976, giving the protein MPRQMDVGKLIRLVQERPEVWNTHAESYHDRTLKEAAWEQIAEALFEQEWADSRTRDRLQIVDDVKRRWRSSRDQFRREHGSGARSGDGGPQKRRYMYYDQLLFLREIMDMRPTSDTLDASEEEARPQCSQASESAAPLVALTPEATREDPGPVASAPEAGQPDQVAPRQAAPRRRRPGNPPAAAQVDARVLEYLRRAADEDQHDFFCRSMAPLMRRVPEDRLVRLQINMLSLIDCATPPLSPGRCFTSLEHWRSVYMPSARAHVPRPSQPAPVFSQMAQYPPAPRYLSPAPMPGPVHHFPQYSIPGPSLQAHMQPQGYHPQYQPQYAVQEQAPQGRGQQSGAERSGYSSPTHAYQNL